One genomic window of Indioceanicola profundi includes the following:
- a CDS encoding ABC transporter permease — translation MIRHYALMALRTLARHRLYAAINLFGLAVGLAAALLILIYVRHETSYERHFTQADRIYRLAQDPRDESQSDGIRHHLASQPMADMIRGVGASLGIEAVSRVENGNLILSEGGPPLSQSVGIVDPEFLRIFDFEFIAGDPRSALATPDSLVLSEAAARKFFGSREAVGRMLTAQTGAVLRVTAVIAEPRGPSQVWFEALMSTSSPLIGPPQWINSNGPVYILASPGVSGAELERRLDEVIPPLVPGEVREDQGEIRLGLEPLSDLYLHSGRWTSMNQPPANAATVYATAGVAVLLLGIAAINYTNLATARASLRTREVGLRKTVGAKRRQLIVQFLGESILVAAGGLLLALVLTELMAEPFASLIGIRLYFSPWTDPLLLTGAILLTLGVGVVGGAYPALYLSGIRPAAVLRAGKGGVGGAGRLRAALVIVQFACAVGLAAATLIVVQQTRYATTAELGFDKENRLILSGIRHEQVRLQLEPLKDELLRIPGVTGAAASWMVPGGAGAQGREVYLPGTPDGERMNPEVYRVEHGFLDVLGVRMLAGRGFDRARAEDEMRFPDGVEGPQVFSTVLNATAARNLGFASPEEALGQILDFSDDTPVTSRLRVIGVVEDFRPRNARNAIRPTVFVGGDPVYRYNFLTLRLAPGADLDRVLTQVDVVWSRFAPDIPVARSFLDEYIERMYEREKRIAGVLGGFAALTVAIACLGLFALAAFEAERRTKEIGVRKVLGATVLDIVRLLAWRFSRPVLIANLIAWPVTWFLVAEWLGGFAYRIDVTPLPFILAGGGALLIGWITVAGHAARVAARPPVQALRYE, via the coding sequence ATGATCCGGCACTATGCATTGATGGCGCTCCGCACGCTGGCCCGGCACAGGCTCTATGCGGCGATCAATCTGTTCGGATTGGCGGTCGGTCTGGCGGCGGCCCTGTTGATCCTGATCTATGTCCGCCACGAAACCTCGTACGAGCGCCACTTCACCCAGGCCGACCGTATCTACCGACTGGCGCAGGACCCGCGGGACGAGAGCCAGTCGGACGGTATCCGTCACCATCTGGCGTCCCAGCCCATGGCCGACATGATCCGCGGCGTCGGTGCATCGCTAGGGATCGAGGCGGTGAGCCGGGTGGAAAATGGCAATCTGATCCTCTCGGAAGGCGGGCCGCCGCTTTCGCAGAGCGTTGGCATCGTGGACCCGGAATTCCTGCGGATCTTCGATTTCGAGTTCATCGCGGGCGATCCGCGGAGCGCGCTGGCCACGCCGGACAGTCTGGTCCTTTCGGAGGCGGCGGCGCGCAAGTTCTTCGGAAGTAGGGAGGCGGTCGGGCGCATGCTGACCGCCCAGACCGGCGCCGTGCTGCGCGTGACCGCGGTGATCGCGGAGCCGCGCGGTCCAAGCCAGGTCTGGTTCGAGGCGCTGATGTCCACCAGTTCGCCCCTGATCGGCCCGCCGCAATGGATCAACAGCAACGGGCCGGTCTATATCCTGGCGTCGCCGGGCGTATCGGGAGCGGAACTGGAACGTCGCCTGGATGAGGTCATCCCGCCGCTTGTGCCCGGCGAGGTACGGGAGGACCAGGGCGAAATCCGCCTCGGCCTGGAGCCGCTGTCGGATCTCTATCTGCATTCCGGGCGCTGGACGAGCATGAACCAGCCTCCAGCCAATGCGGCAACGGTCTATGCCACCGCCGGCGTGGCCGTGTTGCTCCTCGGCATTGCGGCGATCAACTATACGAATCTGGCGACCGCTCGCGCCAGTCTGCGGACCCGCGAGGTCGGGCTGCGCAAGACGGTGGGGGCGAAACGGCGTCAGTTGATCGTCCAGTTCCTGGGCGAGTCCATCCTGGTAGCAGCCGGCGGATTGCTCCTCGCCCTGGTCCTGACCGAACTGATGGCGGAGCCCTTCGCCAGCCTTATCGGCATCAGGCTTTATTTCAGCCCCTGGACGGACCCGCTACTGCTCACCGGCGCCATCCTGCTGACGCTGGGCGTGGGCGTGGTGGGAGGCGCCTATCCCGCCCTTTATCTCTCCGGTATCCGGCCGGCGGCGGTGCTGCGGGCGGGGAAAGGCGGTGTCGGCGGGGCGGGACGGCTGCGCGCCGCCCTGGTGATCGTGCAGTTCGCCTGCGCCGTCGGGCTGGCCGCGGCCACGCTGATCGTCGTGCAGCAGACCCGCTACGCCACCACCGCCGAACTCGGCTTCGACAAGGAGAACCGTCTGATCCTCAGCGGCATCCGGCATGAGCAGGTGCGGCTCCAGTTGGAACCGCTGAAGGACGAACTGCTGCGCATTCCCGGCGTCACGGGGGCAGCCGCCTCCTGGATGGTGCCCGGAGGGGCGGGAGCGCAGGGGCGGGAGGTCTATTTGCCCGGCACGCCGGACGGCGAACGAATGAACCCCGAGGTCTACCGGGTCGAGCATGGCTTCCTGGACGTTCTGGGTGTCCGCATGCTTGCCGGCCGCGGCTTCGATCGGGCCCGGGCTGAGGACGAGATGCGGTTCCCCGACGGGGTGGAAGGACCGCAGGTCTTCAGCACTGTCCTGAACGCCACGGCCGCACGCAACCTCGGCTTCGCTTCTCCGGAAGAGGCGCTAGGACAGATCCTCGACTTCAGTGATGACACGCCGGTGACGTCACGGCTGCGGGTCATCGGGGTGGTGGAGGATTTCCGCCCGCGCAATGCCCGCAACGCGATCCGCCCCACGGTCTTCGTCGGCGGCGACCCGGTGTACCGCTACAACTTCCTGACCTTGCGGCTGGCGCCGGGAGCCGACCTGGATAGGGTTCTGACGCAGGTGGATGTCGTCTGGAGCCGCTTCGCGCCGGATATCCCCGTCGCCCGCAGCTTCCTGGACGAGTATATCGAGCGCATGTATGAGCGGGAGAAGCGGATCGCCGGAGTGCTGGGCGGCTTCGCCGCGCTGACCGTCGCCATCGCCTGTCTGGGTCTGTTCGCCCTCGCTGCGTTCGAGGCGGAACGGCGGACCAAGGAGATCGGTGTCCGCAAGGTCCTCGGGGCGACGGTGCTGGACATCGTGCGGCTGCTGGCCTGGCGCTTCTCCCGCCCGGTTCTGATCGCGAACCTCATCGCTTGGCCGGTGACGTGGTTCCTTGTGGCGGAGTGGCTGGGCGGGTTCGCCTACCGTATCGACGTGACGCCGCTGCCCTTCATCCTGGCCGGCGGCGGCGCGCTGCTGATCGGATGGATCACGGTGGCCGGCCATGCCGCCCGTGTGGCCGCCCGCCCGCCGGTCCAGGCCTTGCGCTACGAGTAG
- a CDS encoding efflux RND transporter periplasmic adaptor subunit — MGMDRKIEKAGWTKHKRWIGAAAVALLLAGGGYYAASGMGGGQTIRMAQERLSVAAVQEGQFEDFIPVRGAVEPLTSIFLDASEGGRVERRLVEPGQPVKAGQPLVEFSNTQLQLQVLGNEVQVVEQQNQLRSLEISLESTRLSNKTALVQVEYEIVRLGRELERRSTLVKTSAVSEREYQDTRDELDYYKNRRAVLLETVSTTDRMRAEQYDQLAKSTASLEQQLEIMRRSLDNLTVRAPVDGILTVLDAEIGQNKTRGEQIGRIDRTDGFKVVAQVDEFYLSRLEVGQSAEAAIGSGSYRLTVAKIYPQVRDGQFRVDLEFGDEKPAGIRPGQTLQMRLRLGATSTALLIPNGGFYQDTGGSWIFVVDPSGEFATKRNIKVGRRNTQVIEVEEGLAPGERVITSAYGDMVRMDRIQFN, encoded by the coding sequence ATGGGAATGGATCGGAAGATCGAGAAGGCCGGCTGGACCAAGCACAAGCGCTGGATCGGTGCTGCCGCGGTGGCGCTGCTTCTGGCGGGCGGCGGCTATTACGCGGCGTCCGGCATGGGAGGCGGGCAGACCATCCGCATGGCGCAGGAGCGGCTGTCGGTCGCGGCCGTGCAGGAAGGCCAGTTCGAGGACTTCATCCCCGTCCGCGGCGCTGTGGAGCCGCTGACCAGCATTTTCCTGGACGCCAGCGAAGGTGGCCGGGTCGAGCGCCGTCTGGTGGAGCCGGGCCAGCCGGTCAAGGCCGGCCAGCCGCTGGTTGAGTTCTCCAACACCCAGCTCCAGCTCCAGGTGCTGGGCAACGAGGTGCAGGTGGTGGAGCAGCAGAACCAGCTCCGATCCCTGGAAATCTCGCTGGAGAGCACCCGCCTGTCCAACAAGACGGCGCTGGTGCAGGTCGAGTACGAGATCGTCCGGCTGGGCAGGGAGCTGGAGCGCCGCTCCACCCTGGTGAAGACCTCTGCCGTATCCGAACGGGAGTACCAGGACACCCGCGACGAGCTTGATTATTACAAGAACCGCCGTGCCGTCCTGCTGGAGACGGTGAGCACCACCGACCGCATGCGGGCCGAGCAGTATGACCAGCTCGCCAAGTCCACGGCCAGCCTGGAGCAGCAGCTTGAGATCATGCGCCGCTCGCTGGACAATCTCACGGTCCGTGCGCCGGTGGATGGCATCCTGACCGTGCTGGACGCCGAGATCGGCCAGAACAAGACCCGCGGGGAGCAGATCGGCCGCATCGACCGCACCGACGGCTTCAAGGTCGTCGCCCAGGTGGACGAGTTCTACCTCTCGCGCCTCGAGGTCGGGCAGTCGGCCGAGGCCGCCATCGGTTCCGGCAGCTACAGGCTGACCGTGGCAAAGATCTACCCGCAGGTGCGGGACGGCCAGTTCCGGGTGGACCTGGAATTCGGAGACGAGAAGCCGGCCGGCATCCGGCCGGGCCAGACGCTGCAGATGCGCTTGCGGCTGGGGGCCACCTCCACCGCGCTGCTGATCCCGAACGGCGGCTTTTATCAGGATACCGGCGGCTCCTGGATTTTCGTGGTGGACCCGTCCGGTGAATTCGCCACCAAGCGCAACATCAAGGTGGGCCGCCGCAACACCCAGGTGATCGAGGTGGAGGAGGGGCTGGCTCCCGGCGAGCGGGTCATCACCTCGGCCTATGGAGACATGGTCCGCATGGACCGCATCCAGTTCAACTGA
- a CDS encoding ABC transporter ATP-binding protein, with amino-acid sequence MLKLVNLTKVYRTEEVETTALNQANIHVHPGEFVAIMGPSGCGKSSLLNIIGMLDSPSSGEYWFAGEEVSKYGERKLADIRKKNIGFIFQSFNLIDELTVFENVELALLYHDIPARERKQRVKEALEKVAISHREGHLPQQLSGGQQQRVAIARAVVSRPKMLLADEPTGNLDSANGDEVMNMLTDLNKEGTTIVMVTHSMPHAQYARRIINLFDGQVVAENLRAA; translated from the coding sequence ATGCTGAAGCTTGTGAACCTCACCAAGGTCTACCGCACCGAGGAGGTCGAGACGACCGCCCTCAACCAGGCCAACATCCATGTCCATCCGGGCGAGTTCGTCGCCATCATGGGGCCGTCTGGCTGCGGCAAGTCCTCCCTGCTGAACATCATCGGCATGCTCGACAGCCCGAGTTCGGGCGAATACTGGTTCGCGGGCGAGGAAGTCTCGAAGTACGGCGAGCGCAAGCTGGCCGATATCCGCAAGAAGAACATCGGCTTCATCTTCCAGAGCTTCAACCTGATCGACGAACTCACTGTGTTCGAGAACGTCGAGCTGGCGCTGCTCTACCACGACATCCCGGCGCGGGAGCGTAAGCAGCGGGTCAAGGAAGCGCTGGAGAAGGTAGCGATCAGCCACCGCGAGGGACACCTGCCGCAGCAGCTATCCGGCGGTCAGCAGCAGCGCGTCGCCATCGCCCGCGCCGTGGTCAGCCGGCCGAAGATGCTGCTGGCCGACGAGCCGACCGGCAACCTGGACAGCGCCAATGGCGATGAGGTCATGAACATGCTGACCGACCTCAACAAGGAGGGGACCACCATCGTGATGGTCACCCACTCCATGCCGCACGCCCAGTATGCGCGCCGCATCATCAACCTGTTCGACGGCCAGGTCGTGGCCGAGAACCTGCGCGCGGCCTGA
- a CDS encoding ABC transporter permease, whose amino-acid sequence MFRNYVTVALRNLVKHRLYSAINIVGLAVGLAACVLILVFVRNELSYDRFFTGHERLYQVAITANTPGRQPEKTSMTMLPFARAMKESFPEVEETTRIVRQRSVLRRDETQFFELVILADASMFRMFDFPFVAGDRETSLDQPTGIVLSERMARKYFGERSALGQTITIDNQHELVVTGVFKDLPSNTQFDFDIVMPINSVAARNLRALEENWGAICCKTYVRLAEGADIEDVRERLLPWMKRTAPTLNGPNGSVNLGDAFIPSLRPVADVHMEPLLGDMRPGTSKAEIYTFSAVALLVVAIASINFMNLATARATQRAREVSVRKVVGASRTQIVAQFIGESVLLTLIGLLLSLALVELALPAYSAFLQKDLAFDYSDPALLAILLGLAFFVGIAGGAYPAFFLSGFNPAKVLKGASSGVGGGSGRLRMILVVVQFSISIGLMVATAVVYGQLLFAQNKNLGFQRDNLVVLSGTGRPGVRDNLNGLLETLRQDPRIVGAAATNIIPGEMDESNTNIRLPGGDPTEQIVIRNDTVGPEFVSTMGMRIIAGRDFDKSRGTDVIQRPDWQLRGEPTPEGTQPFSQPGAALINESAVRRLGYASPEAAIGQTFTAGDSEVSSLDLTIIGVVEDFHFRSIHDPIAPGFFITDNGYSSDAVIRVRGDDVRGALEAIDTAWRNANPSVPVQRAFLDDQLQALYEREQQTGTLFAAFSGLAIVIACLGLFGLASFTAERRTKEIGLRKVLGASVTDIVRLLVWQFSKPVLVANLIAWPLAWYGMSRWLESFTYRIDLNPLPFLLAGAAALAIAWATVGLHAAKVARSKPVTALRYE is encoded by the coding sequence ATGTTCCGCAACTACGTTACCGTCGCCCTGCGCAATCTGGTCAAGCACCGGCTCTACTCCGCGATCAACATCGTGGGGCTGGCGGTAGGGCTTGCAGCCTGCGTCCTGATCCTCGTCTTCGTGCGCAACGAGCTCAGCTACGACCGGTTCTTCACCGGCCATGAGCGGCTCTATCAGGTCGCGATCACGGCCAACACTCCCGGCCGGCAGCCGGAAAAGACCAGCATGACCATGCTGCCCTTCGCCCGCGCCATGAAGGAGAGCTTCCCGGAGGTAGAGGAGACCACCCGCATCGTGCGGCAGCGCTCCGTCCTCCGGCGGGACGAGACCCAGTTCTTCGAACTGGTGATCCTCGCCGATGCTTCGATGTTCCGGATGTTCGACTTCCCCTTCGTGGCGGGCGACCGGGAAACCTCCCTGGATCAGCCGACCGGCATCGTGCTCAGCGAGCGTATGGCGCGGAAATATTTCGGGGAGCGGTCCGCACTCGGCCAGACCATCACCATCGACAATCAGCATGAGCTGGTGGTCACCGGTGTGTTCAAGGACCTGCCTTCCAACACGCAGTTCGACTTCGACATCGTCATGCCCATCAACTCCGTCGCGGCACGCAATCTGCGCGCGCTGGAGGAGAACTGGGGGGCGATCTGCTGCAAGACCTATGTGCGGCTGGCCGAGGGTGCCGACATCGAGGATGTGCGTGAGCGGCTTCTTCCCTGGATGAAGCGGACCGCCCCCACGCTGAACGGCCCGAACGGCAGCGTCAATCTGGGCGATGCATTCATTCCCAGCCTGCGCCCGGTGGCCGATGTCCATATGGAACCGCTTCTGGGCGACATGCGCCCAGGCACCAGCAAGGCTGAAATCTATACCTTCAGCGCCGTGGCGCTCCTGGTCGTGGCCATCGCCAGCATCAACTTCATGAATCTCGCGACGGCCCGCGCCACCCAACGCGCACGGGAAGTCAGCGTGCGCAAGGTGGTGGGGGCCAGCCGCACCCAGATCGTGGCGCAGTTCATCGGCGAATCCGTGCTGCTGACCCTGATCGGGCTGCTGCTGTCGCTGGCGCTGGTGGAGCTGGCGCTGCCGGCCTACAGCGCCTTCCTGCAGAAGGATCTCGCCTTCGATTACAGCGATCCGGCTCTGCTGGCGATCCTGCTCGGTCTGGCCTTCTTCGTCGGCATCGCGGGCGGCGCATATCCGGCCTTCTTCCTGTCCGGCTTTAACCCGGCCAAGGTGCTGAAGGGCGCTTCCAGCGGAGTGGGCGGGGGTAGCGGCCGGCTGCGCATGATCCTGGTGGTGGTGCAGTTCTCCATCTCCATCGGGTTGATGGTCGCCACTGCCGTGGTCTATGGGCAGCTCCTCTTTGCCCAGAACAAGAACCTCGGTTTCCAGCGGGACAATCTGGTTGTCCTGAGCGGAACCGGCCGTCCCGGCGTGCGGGACAATCTGAACGGTCTTCTGGAAACGCTGCGCCAGGACCCGCGCATCGTCGGCGCGGCCGCCACCAACATCATTCCCGGCGAGATGGATGAGAGCAATACCAACATCCGCCTGCCGGGCGGCGACCCGACGGAGCAGATCGTCATTCGCAACGACACGGTCGGGCCGGAATTCGTTTCCACCATGGGCATGCGGATCATTGCCGGCCGCGACTTCGACAAGTCCCGCGGCACGGATGTGATCCAGCGGCCGGACTGGCAGCTCCGCGGCGAACCCACGCCCGAGGGAACCCAGCCTTTCTCCCAGCCGGGTGCGGCGCTGATCAACGAGTCCGCCGTGCGCCGCCTCGGCTACGCGTCGCCGGAAGCGGCCATCGGCCAGACTTTCACGGCGGGCGACAGCGAGGTCAGTTCGCTCGACCTGACCATCATCGGCGTGGTGGAGGATTTCCACTTCCGCTCCATCCACGATCCCATCGCGCCTGGCTTCTTCATCACCGACAACGGATACAGCAGCGATGCCGTGATCCGGGTGCGCGGCGACGATGTGCGGGGCGCGCTGGAGGCGATCGACACGGCTTGGCGCAATGCCAACCCGTCGGTGCCGGTGCAGCGGGCCTTCCTGGACGACCAGCTTCAGGCCCTCTATGAGCGGGAGCAGCAGACCGGCACCCTGTTCGCCGCCTTCTCCGGCCTCGCCATCGTGATCGCTTGCCTCGGCCTCTTCGGGCTGGCCAGCTTCACGGCGGAGCGGCGGACCAAGGAGATCGGGCTCCGCAAGGTGCTCGGCGCCAGCGTGACCGACATCGTGCGGCTGCTGGTCTGGCAGTTCTCCAAGCCGGTGCTGGTGGCGAACCTGATTGCATGGCCGCTGGCCTGGTACGGCATGTCCCGCTGGCTGGAGAGCTTCACCTACCGCATCGACCTGAACCCGCTGCCCTTCCTGCTGGCGGGAGCGGCGGCTCTGGCCATCGCCTGGGCCACGGTTGGCCTGCATGCCGCCAAGGTCGCGCGGTCCAAGCCGGTCACGGCGTTGCGGTACGAGTAA